GAGAATGATGTTTCTTCGTAGCTTTTGCAATTACCTTCAGAGCATCAACATTGATCTTATCACATTCAACTTGTTCTTTTTCGCATTGATCTACATTAGTCATCGCAGCACAATTAATAATATAATTAGGCTTTACATCATCAAGTAAAGTGTTTAATTTTATGTGGTCTGTTATATCAATACTCTTATAGGTATAATTTTTTGCGGTTTCGTTCCTATCATCACCACGAGAAATTGCGGTAACCTCAAAACTATCCAATTGCGAAAATAGATTCACTAACTTTTGACCAAGCAAACCATTGCTCCCAGTAATCACTAACTTCCCTCCCATTAAAATAATTTATTTAATTTTTGAATTTGTTTTGCACTTCCTAATACAATCAATTTAGAATCTATTACCAGTTTAGTTTCGGCATCTGGATTAATTACATATTCATGATCTGGCGTTTTAAAGCCTATAACAGAGCAACCCGTTTTTTTTCGTAAATCTAAATCTCGGATTGACTTTAGTAGAAATTCCTTTGGCAGATTATCTACAACAATTTCCTCAAGATGTGTAGCGTTTTCAGAATCAGCCGCCAGTTTATCTACAAATTCAACAATATCAGGCGTAACTAATAAGGAAGCCATGTGCTCTCCACCTAATTTATCTGGCATAATTACATTATTAGCACCAGCAATTCGCAATTTTGCATCAGAGGAATCATTTGATGCTCTACTAACAATAGTCAATTCTTTGTTTAATTGCCTCGCTGATAAAACTACATAAAGATTATTAGCATCTGAAGGCAATGCAGTAATTAAACTTGAGGCTTTATCAATCGCTGCCTTTACCAAAAAATCATCAATAGTTGCATCTCCTTTAATATATAGTAAATTTTGTTCTTCAATTTCTAAAATTCGTTCTTCGTTATTTTCAATAATAACAAATGGCTTTTTATATTTAATTAATTTAACAGTTGCCTGCTTACCATTTCTACCATAGCCACAAACAATGGTATGACCGCTTAGCTTATCAATTGTTTTCTGCACCTTTTTAGTTTTTATGTTTTTAAGGAATTCTCCACTAGCAATATATTGAGTTATTACAGACGCTGCGTAACCCAACGTTAATACACTCATTAAAATCAGAAAAATTGTAAATAATCTTTCTGATTGACTCAAAGGATGAACTTCACCAAAACCAACAGTCGTTATGGTTATGATAGTCATGTAAAGGGCATTGATAAAGGTATCATCTGAAAAATACATGTAACCAAAGACACCGACACAAATTACCCCAATAAATAATAAAAGAGCTATATATAATTTAGGTTTAAAAATGTTCATAGTCTAAAGATCAAAAACTGAACTGCGTTTCGTATAAACCATATCCTTTAATTTCAATAAAAATGCCAAGGTCAAATAAATTCCAAACCAAAAGCCTAGTGTTATAAAAGATATATAGATGAAAAATAACCTTACGTTGGTTACTCTCATTCCCATTTTATCAGCCAACCTTGAAGAAACTTCAAAACCTCTTTTTTCAAAAAAATATCGCAACGATTGGACTATTTTCATTCTATTATATTTTGATGCAATTTAATAATTTTATAATTGAATATGTATTATAATTATCATTAAGAGCTAAATTTACCATTAATTGTGTTCTCAATTAATTATCTTTGCATTTTTCCAACTTTTTACAAAAATATGTCTGAAAACTATATAGATGTTCAAGGGGCAAGAGTCCATAATTTAAAGAACATTGATGTTAAAATACCTAGAGAGAAACTTGTTGTTATTACTGGCTTAAGTGGTAGTGGAAAATCGTCATTGGCTTTTGACACTATTTATGCGGAAGGACAAAGAAGGTATATTGAAACTTTTTCAGCTTATGCCCGACAGTTCTTAGGAGGATTAGAACGACCTGATGTTGACAAAATTGATGGTTTATCTCCAGTAATTGCTATTGAGCAAAAAACTACGAGTAAAAGTCCGCGATCTACAGTAGGCACAATTACGGAAGTTTACGATTTTTTAAGGTTATTATTTGCCCGAGCAGCTGATGCTTATTCTTACAACAGTGGTGAAAAGATGGTCAGCTATTCAGATGAACAAATTATTGATTTGATTTTAACTGATTTCGATTCTAAAAAGGTAAATATATTAGCTCCTGTTATTAAATCCCGAAAGGGACATTATCGTGAACTTTTTGAGCAAATTTCGAAACAAGGATTTGTTAAAGTTCGTGTAGATGGTCAAGTTATAGATATTGAAAAAGGGATGCGTTTAGATCGTTATAAAACGCACGATATAGAAATAGTTATTGATAGGTTATTGGTTGAAAAAAAGCAACAAAAAAGAGTTGAAGAAACTATTAAGACTGCAATGTACCATGGTGATGATACTATTTTAGTTTTAGACGTTGAGACCAATAAAACTAGATATTTTAGTAGAAGTTTAATGTGTCCTACATCGGGTATCTCCTACCCTAAGCCTGAGCCCAACTCATTTTCGTTTAATTCACCAAAGGGTGCTTGCGATAATTGTAATGGTTTAGGAACTGTAAATGAAGTTAATATTGACAAAATAATTCCTGACCCAGAAGTTTCAATTGCCAATGGTGGTATTGCACCAATCAATGAGCAAAAGAGTAAATGGATTTTAAAACAAATTGAACTTATTGCAGAAAGGTATCAGTTCAAATTAACTACACCAATTAATAAAATACCTAAAGAAGGGTTAGATGTTATATTATATGGTGGTAAAGAAAAATTTGAAGTATTATCTAAAGAAATGGGCATAACAAGATCTTACTCTATTGATTTTGAGGGAATTGTCAATTTTATAAAATACCAATTTGATGAAACGAGTTCAGTTTCAATTAAGCGTTGGGCATCTACCTATATGGATGAGAATAACTGCTCTGTTTGCGGTGGTTCTCGTTTAAAAGTAGAATCGTTACATTTTAAAATTCAAGGGAAAAACATTGCTGATTTAGCAGACATGGATATTGTTCAATTGGCAGATTGGTTTAAAAAAGTTAAAAATAAACTTAGTAAAAAACAAACAGCAATTGCTTCTGAAATCATAAAAGAAATTGAAACTAGAATTCAATTTTTATTAGATGTAGGCTTAGATTATTTAGCATTGAATAGAAGTTCAAAAACCTTATCAGGAGGTGAAGCACAAAGGATCAGATTAGCAACCCAAATTGGATCTCAACTTGTTGGTGTATTATACATTTTAGATGAGCCAAGTATCGGATTGCACCAAAGAGACAATCATAGACTTATAGATTCTCTTCAAAAATTGAGAGACATTGGAAATTCTGTTTTGGTTGTTGAACATGACAAAGATATGATTGAGCAAGCTGATTATGTAATTGATATTGGTCCCAAAGCAGGAAAGTTTGGTGGTGAGATTATCAGTAGTTCTACTCCAAAAGAATTATTGAAAAGCCATACCTTAACAGCTGATTATATAAATGGTACTAAAAAAATTGAGATTCCTAATAAAAGAAGAATCGGAAACGGTAAAGTTCTTATTTTAAAAGGAGCTACAGGAAATAATTTAAAAAATGTAACGGTTACTTTACCATTAGGTAAAATGATTTGTGTTACAGGAGTGTCTGGAAGTGGAAAGTCAACTTTAATTAATGAAACGTTATATCCTATTTTAAACCAACATATATATAGAGGTGTTAAAGTACCAATGCCTTACAAAAGTATTACAGGATTAGAACATGTTGATAAAATCATAGACATTAATCAATCTCCTATTGGTAGAACCCCAAGGTCAAATCCTGCCACATACACAGGTGTTTTCAGTGAAATACGTAATCTTTTTGCTAAAACTCCCGAGGCTCTTATTAGAGGTTACAAACCTGGAAGGTTTTCTTTTAATGTAAAAGAAGGTAGATGTGAAACTTGTGAAGGTGGTGGTGTACGCGTTATTGAAATGAATTTTTTACCTGATGTTTATGTGGAATGCGAAACATGTATGGGTAAACGTTTTGATAGAGAAACGTTAGAAATACGTTATAAGGGGAAATCAATTTCTGATGTTCTTAATATGACCATTGATGAAAGTGTCAAGTTTTTTGAACACATTCCAAAAATACATAGAAAGGTTAAAACCATAAAAGATGTTGGTTTAGGCTACATAACTTTAGGGCAACAATCTACTACCCTTTCAGGTGGAGAGGCACAACGCATTAAATTAGCCACTGAACTTTCGAAAAAGGATACCGGAAATACTTTTTATATTTTAGATGAACCTACAACTGGTTTACATTTTGAAGATATTGATGTTTTAATGAAAGTGTTAAACAAGTTGACTGATAAAGGTAATACCGTTTTAATTATAGAACACAACTTAGATGTTGTAAAATTGGCCGATTATATTATAGATATTGGCCCTGAAGGTGGGAAAAATGGTGGTAATGTTTTATGTACTGGAACACCTGAGGAAATCATCAAAG
The nucleotide sequence above comes from Aureibaculum algae. Encoded proteins:
- a CDS encoding potassium channel family protein, with amino-acid sequence MNIFKPKLYIALLLFIGVICVGVFGYMYFSDDTFINALYMTIITITTVGFGEVHPLSQSERLFTIFLILMSVLTLGYAASVITQYIASGEFLKNIKTKKVQKTIDKLSGHTIVCGYGRNGKQATVKLIKYKKPFVIIENNEERILEIEEQNLLYIKGDATIDDFLVKAAIDKASSLITALPSDANNLYVVLSARQLNKELTIVSRASNDSSDAKLRIAGANNVIMPDKLGGEHMASLLVTPDIVEFVDKLAADSENATHLEEIVVDNLPKEFLLKSIRDLDLRKKTGCSVIGFKTPDHEYVINPDAETKLVIDSKLIVLGSAKQIQKLNKLF
- a CDS encoding PspC domain-containing protein; amino-acid sequence: MKIVQSLRYFFEKRGFEVSSRLADKMGMRVTNVRLFFIYISFITLGFWFGIYLTLAFLLKLKDMVYTKRSSVFDL
- the uvrA gene encoding excinuclease ABC subunit UvrA; translated protein: MSENYIDVQGARVHNLKNIDVKIPREKLVVITGLSGSGKSSLAFDTIYAEGQRRYIETFSAYARQFLGGLERPDVDKIDGLSPVIAIEQKTTSKSPRSTVGTITEVYDFLRLLFARAADAYSYNSGEKMVSYSDEQIIDLILTDFDSKKVNILAPVIKSRKGHYRELFEQISKQGFVKVRVDGQVIDIEKGMRLDRYKTHDIEIVIDRLLVEKKQQKRVEETIKTAMYHGDDTILVLDVETNKTRYFSRSLMCPTSGISYPKPEPNSFSFNSPKGACDNCNGLGTVNEVNIDKIIPDPEVSIANGGIAPINEQKSKWILKQIELIAERYQFKLTTPINKIPKEGLDVILYGGKEKFEVLSKEMGITRSYSIDFEGIVNFIKYQFDETSSVSIKRWASTYMDENNCSVCGGSRLKVESLHFKIQGKNIADLADMDIVQLADWFKKVKNKLSKKQTAIASEIIKEIETRIQFLLDVGLDYLALNRSSKTLSGGEAQRIRLATQIGSQLVGVLYILDEPSIGLHQRDNHRLIDSLQKLRDIGNSVLVVEHDKDMIEQADYVIDIGPKAGKFGGEIISSSTPKELLKSHTLTADYINGTKKIEIPNKRRIGNGKVLILKGATGNNLKNVTVTLPLGKMICVTGVSGSGKSTLINETLYPILNQHIYRGVKVPMPYKSITGLEHVDKIIDINQSPIGRTPRSNPATYTGVFSEIRNLFAKTPEALIRGYKPGRFSFNVKEGRCETCEGGGVRVIEMNFLPDVYVECETCMGKRFDRETLEIRYKGKSISDVLNMTIDESVKFFEHIPKIHRKVKTIKDVGLGYITLGQQSTTLSGGEAQRIKLATELSKKDTGNTFYILDEPTTGLHFEDIDVLMKVLNKLTDKGNTVLIIEHNLDVVKLADYIIDIGPEGGKNGGNVLCTGTPEEIIKVETSYTAQFLKKELH